AAGCAATAGTCTCCCGCTTTAATACAGCTTTCCAGGAGGATTCAGCTTCTTCCATCAGATTGGTTAGCAGGCAGCAGCTATCTTCTTTTTCTAAATCCAACATGTCTACCAGAATACCATTGGATGAATACAGCGACTGCTGTCCCTCCACCGCGAGGTAAACGTCATATACACGAATATCCTCAGGTCTCTTCTTTAATTTAAAGCCGCCTTTAATGCCGGGAACAGATGTGATGATGTCTGCGGTAACCAGCTTTCTTAACAGTTTCTGAAAATAGGTCGCCGATGCTCCGAGCTGCTGGCTAATCGCTTCCCCAGACAGAACCGCCTTATCCGGCAGCATGTTGAGTAGAACTAGTGCATATACTGACTGTTCTACCCCTGTTTTCATATGCATGTACAGCACCTCGATTTACGTAGATAGCTTGAATAGAACTGTAGATGATAACATCCGCGTATAAAGCGGATAAACATTATCCACTTTATACTTTATATCAGTTTACACCAAAAGTAAAACCTTACTCTTCTTCTATTACGGTTATCCCTACTATAAAAAAAGATCGCGCATATAGCGTAATCTTTTTTCATAATGATAATCCCACCCGCTGAACCAGCTGCGAGCTCTGGTCATTAAGTCCGGTAATAGTGACTTTTTTGCCACGCTCGGCGTATTTGCTCATCGTCTTCCCTATGGCATGAACTGCGGATTGGTCCCACACATGAGAGTGTGAGAAATCGATAATAATATGATCCGGATCGCTATCGTAGGCGAATTCATGAATGAAGTGGCTTGTCGTGCCGAAGAACAGCTGGCCGGAAACCGCATATGTTTTGGAAGAGGCAGCTTCCTGAACAGTTAGGCGGATCGAAGCTATTTTCCAAGCAAACGTTAGAGCACTTAACAGAACTCCAAACAAAACACCAATAGAAAGGTTGTCCGTAGCCACCACGGTGACCACCGTCACAATCATAACCAGCGCATCACTGAGCGGGACACGGGTTAAAGTTTTGAGCGAGCCCCATTCAAAGGTGCTGATACAGACCATTATCATTACGCCGACCAGTGCGCCCATCGGGATCTGCTTAACGACATCGCCAAGTACAATAATTAGGAACAATAAAAAGATCCCTGACACAAACGTGGACAGACGCGTGCGTCCTCCAGACTTCATGTTAACCATTGACTGTCCGATCATCGCACAGCCTGCCATCCCTCCGAAAAAACCAGTGACTACATTCGCAAGCCCCTGTCCCTTCGCCTCTCTGTTCTTATCACTACCTGTGCCCGTAATATCGTCTATTAAGGTGGCAGTCATCAGTGATTCCAATAGCCCAACTACGGCCAGTGAGAGTGAATATGGCAAAATAATAAGCAGAGTATCTAGCGTGAACGGGATTTGCGGAAGATGAAATAATGGCAAAGTTGCTGTAATATTCCCCATATCGCCTACGGTTCTTACATCCAGATGAAGAGCGATGCTAAGAACAGAAACGATAACAATCGCTACAAGTGCTGAAGGTACGGCTTTGGTAAACCGAGGAACCGTGTAGATAATAAGCAATGTCAGAGCTACCAGGCCGTACATCACCCAGCCCTGTCCCTTAAAATGGGTAAGCTGCGCCATAAAAATCAGTATTGCCAGCGCGTTGACAAACCCCGTCATAACCGGCTGTGGCAAAAACGTGATGAAGCGGCCAAGCTTTAGCATCCCCATCAATATCTGAAACACACCAGCCAGTACAGTTGCTGCGAACAGATACTCTATTCCGTGTTCTAGTACAAGACTTCCGACTAACAGAGCCATAGCCCCTGTAGCCGCCGAAATCATTCCGGGTCTGCCTCCGGCAAGTGCTGTTACAATCGCAATACAGAAAGAGGCGTATAAACCAACCATCGGACTTACTCCCGCCAGGATTGAAAAAGCGATCGCTTCAGGAATCAGTGCAACGGCTACAGTCATCCCCGATAAAATATCGGTTCGAGTGTTAGAAAACCACCCATTATTTAAGGTAAGCTGCTTCAAAATCTAATTTCCTCCTGTG
This Paenibacillus sp. FSL R5-0345 DNA region includes the following protein-coding sequences:
- a CDS encoding RrF2 family transcriptional regulator, yielding MHMKTGVEQSVYALVLLNMLPDKAVLSGEAISQQLGASATYFQKLLRKLVTADIITSVPGIKGGFKLKKRPEDIRVYDVYLAVEGQQSLYSSNGILVDMLDLEKEDSCCLLTNLMEEAESSWKAVLKRETIASLSEEMRGERFKDKIAALEEWIRNKMVI
- a CDS encoding SulP family inorganic anion transporter, whose amino-acid sequence is MLKQLTLNNGWFSNTRTDILSGMTVAVALIPEAIAFSILAGVSPMVGLYASFCIAIVTALAGGRPGMISAATGAMALLVGSLVLEHGIEYLFAATVLAGVFQILMGMLKLGRFITFLPQPVMTGFVNALAILIFMAQLTHFKGQGWVMYGLVALTLLIIYTVPRFTKAVPSALVAIVIVSVLSIALHLDVRTVGDMGNITATLPLFHLPQIPFTLDTLLIILPYSLSLAVVGLLESLMTATLIDDITGTGSDKNREAKGQGLANVVTGFFGGMAGCAMIGQSMVNMKSGGRTRLSTFVSGIFLLFLIIVLGDVVKQIPMGALVGVMIMVCISTFEWGSLKTLTRVPLSDALVMIVTVVTVVATDNLSIGVLFGVLLSALTFAWKIASIRLTVQEAASSKTYAVSGQLFFGTTSHFIHEFAYDSDPDHIIIDFSHSHVWDQSAVHAIGKTMSKYAERGKKVTITGLNDQSSQLVQRVGLSL